The Halogeometricum rufum genome has a segment encoding these proteins:
- a CDS encoding AsnC family transcriptional regulator has protein sequence MRELDDTDLRILELLTEDARRPFSDIAERVDLSPPAVSDRVEKLRESGVIRRFTLDIDRSQLRAGVPVLVRLDLPATEVAAVKDALRESEAVEHVFVTVEGDVVFSARFRADAVREGIDDLVDLGRVADYEVTIVSSTEWTPSVGGTEFALTCAECGNTVTSEGESERIGERQYHFCCSSCAARFREQYDRLSAGAE, from the coding sequence ATGCGCGAACTGGACGACACCGATCTCCGGATACTCGAACTCCTCACCGAGGACGCGCGACGACCGTTCAGCGACATCGCGGAGCGAGTGGACCTCTCGCCGCCCGCCGTCTCCGACCGCGTGGAGAAACTGCGCGAGTCGGGCGTCATCAGACGGTTCACGCTCGACATCGACCGTTCGCAACTCCGGGCGGGCGTGCCCGTCCTCGTCCGACTCGACCTCCCGGCGACGGAGGTGGCGGCGGTCAAGGACGCCCTCCGCGAGTCCGAGGCGGTCGAACACGTCTTCGTCACCGTCGAGGGGGACGTGGTGTTCTCCGCGCGGTTCCGCGCGGACGCGGTCCGCGAGGGAATCGACGACCTGGTCGACCTGGGGCGCGTCGCCGACTACGAGGTCACCATCGTCTCGTCGACGGAGTGGACGCCGAGCGTCGGCGGTACGGAGTTCGCTCTCACGTGTGCGGAGTGCGGCAACACCGTGACGAGCGAAGGCGAGAGCGAACGGATCGGCGAGAGGCAGTACCACTTCTGCTGTTCGTCCTGCGCCGCCCGGTTCCGCGAGCAGTACGACCGCCTCAGCGCGGGCGCGGAGTGA
- a CDS encoding FAD-dependent oxidoreductase — MSDPFVVVGGDAAGLSAASKCRREDPERDVVVFEKGRWVSYAHCGTPYFVKGDVDSLTDLLSLSPADVADRGIDLRREHEVVAVDADARTVTVRGPDGEFAQSYGDLLVATGGHAVSDPIDGFGLDGAFTLHGLDHAAAVRAFLADPDEFSVGDLGGVDYVDRETAARYGAMDPPETVAVAGGGYVGIEMTEAFVEHGLDVHLFQRPNRLLPPFGEAVGDRVADHLRERDVTLHLGEEVTELRGDDRVETLVCGSGTEIDVDAALVGIGIRPNTALVEGTPVELGDSGAIATDEFGRTSVESVYAAGDVAEMRHVVTGDPTWDPLGLPANRAGRAIGSTVAGDPEPVGGVAGTAVVKAFELGCGRAGILDHERAREAGFDPVSATITAGSRSGYYPGGSETTVTLTADRDSERLLGGNVVGADRAAIRIDTVATALGAEMTVGELERQDLAYAPPFSPVWDPVLVAAKVLRGRL, encoded by the coding sequence ATGTCGGATCCGTTCGTCGTCGTCGGTGGTGACGCCGCCGGCCTCTCGGCCGCGAGCAAGTGCAGACGCGAAGACCCGGAGCGAGACGTCGTCGTCTTCGAGAAGGGACGGTGGGTGTCGTACGCCCACTGCGGGACGCCGTACTTCGTCAAGGGCGACGTCGACTCGCTGACGGACCTCCTGTCGCTGTCGCCCGCGGACGTCGCGGACCGCGGCATCGACCTCCGGCGCGAACACGAGGTCGTCGCCGTCGACGCCGACGCGCGGACGGTGACGGTTCGGGGTCCCGACGGCGAGTTCGCCCAGTCGTACGGCGACCTCCTCGTGGCGACCGGCGGCCACGCCGTCTCCGACCCCATCGACGGATTCGGCCTCGACGGCGCGTTCACCCTGCACGGTCTCGACCACGCCGCGGCCGTTCGCGCGTTCCTCGCCGACCCCGACGAGTTCTCCGTCGGTGACCTCGGCGGCGTCGACTACGTGGACCGCGAGACGGCAGCACGGTACGGGGCGATGGACCCGCCCGAGACGGTGGCCGTCGCCGGCGGCGGCTACGTCGGCATCGAGATGACGGAGGCGTTCGTCGAACACGGACTGGACGTGCACCTGTTTCAGCGACCGAACCGCCTCCTCCCGCCGTTCGGCGAGGCGGTCGGCGACCGAGTGGCCGACCACCTGCGCGAACGGGATGTCACGCTCCACCTGGGCGAGGAGGTGACCGAACTCCGCGGCGACGACCGGGTGGAGACGCTCGTCTGCGGGTCGGGCACCGAAATCGACGTGGACGCCGCACTCGTCGGCATCGGCATCCGACCGAACACGGCCCTCGTCGAGGGGACGCCGGTCGAACTCGGTGACTCCGGCGCCATCGCCACCGACGAGTTCGGCCGCACGTCCGTCGAGAGCGTCTACGCCGCGGGCGACGTCGCCGAGATGCGGCACGTCGTCACCGGCGACCCGACGTGGGACCCCCTCGGTCTCCCGGCGAACCGCGCCGGCCGCGCCATCGGTTCGACGGTGGCCGGCGACCCCGAACCGGTCGGCGGCGTCGCCGGGACGGCGGTGGTGAAGGCGTTCGAGTTGGGGTGCGGCCGCGCGGGAATTCTCGACCACGAACGCGCCCGGGAGGCGGGGTTCGACCCCGTCTCGGCGACCATCACCGCAGGGTCGCGGTCCGGCTACTACCCCGGCGGGTCCGAGACGACGGTGACGCTCACCGCCGACCGCGACTCCGAACGATTGCTCGGCGGGAACGTCGTCGGGGCCGACCGCGCGGCTATCAGAATCGACACCGTCGCGACCGCGCTCGGGGCCGAGATGACCGTCGGCGAACTCGAACGGCAGGACCTCGCCTACGCGCCGCCGTTCAGCCCGGTCTGGGACCCCGTGCTGGTGGCCGCGAAGGTACTCCGGGGACGTCTGTAG
- a CDS encoding PKD domain-containing protein, whose translation MNRKLTVALVVVAALVAAGSGAALFTGQNGGGDAPAASDDASAAVEQSTPTQQSNELTNEPTDQTPTPTETATATATPSDAGDAESDASSDDAEADEGAVERANEPPVAVAGGNRTVREWVRVHFDATASTDPDGSDANLTYQWAQVGGPRTDMAYADTAEPEILAPEVTKRTNYTFAVTVTDEAGATATDTVTITVRPPMLEGDTLSDEQRNGVDDSDAEQSPDSGDDSSEANGGGSGGDAGDSESDDSNTDDADSETSRDAIAQAVFESSFDSLGAEDAAAVEEFYLRQPDGEWDPSTVKTRDQLAQERYGTDFDELGFDGRVDVQEAFDAQFGDTGGELSKDEISQAKWNLDFANLSDESAGQITELYNRQPWINEDREHMPTREQWAYRMYDGADLSDLTREQRLEVERRYNSVFVD comes from the coding sequence ATGAACCGCAAACTGACAGTCGCACTCGTCGTCGTCGCCGCACTCGTCGCCGCCGGTAGCGGCGCGGCCCTCTTCACCGGTCAGAACGGTGGCGGGGACGCGCCCGCCGCGTCCGACGACGCGTCGGCGGCCGTCGAGCAGTCGACGCCGACGCAGCAGTCGAACGAACTGACCAACGAACCGACCGACCAGACGCCGACGCCCACGGAGACGGCCACCGCCACGGCCACGCCGTCTGACGCCGGCGACGCGGAGTCCGACGCGTCCTCGGACGACGCCGAGGCGGACGAAGGGGCGGTCGAACGCGCGAACGAACCGCCCGTCGCGGTGGCCGGCGGCAACCGGACGGTCCGCGAGTGGGTCCGCGTCCACTTCGACGCGACGGCCTCGACCGACCCCGACGGCTCCGACGCCAACCTCACCTACCAGTGGGCGCAGGTCGGCGGTCCGCGAACCGACATGGCCTACGCGGACACGGCGGAGCCCGAGATTCTCGCCCCCGAGGTGACGAAGCGGACCAACTACACCTTCGCCGTCACCGTCACCGACGAGGCGGGCGCGACGGCGACGGACACCGTCACCATCACCGTCCGTCCACCGATGCTGGAGGGCGACACGCTGTCGGACGAACAGCGGAACGGGGTCGACGACTCCGACGCCGAGCAGTCGCCGGACTCGGGTGACGACTCGAGCGAGGCGAACGGCGGCGGGTCGGGCGGCGACGCCGGCGACTCCGAGTCGGACGACTCGAACACCGACGACGCCGACTCCGAGACGAGTCGAGACGCCATCGCACAGGCCGTCTTCGAGTCGTCGTTCGACAGCCTCGGCGCCGAGGACGCGGCCGCAGTCGAGGAGTTCTACCTGCGCCAACCCGACGGCGAGTGGGACCCCTCGACGGTGAAGACCCGCGACCAACTCGCGCAGGAACGGTACGGGACCGACTTCGACGAACTCGGCTTCGACGGCCGCGTGGACGTCCAGGAGGCGTTCGACGCCCAGTTCGGCGACACCGGCGGCGAACTCTCGAAGGACGAGATTTCGCAAGCCAAGTGGAACCTCGACTTCGCGAACCTGAGCGACGAGTCCGCCGGGCAGATTACGGAACTCTACAACCGGCAGCCGTGGATCAACGAGGACAGGGAGCACATGCCCACCCGCGAGCAGTGGGCCTACCGGATGTACGACGGGGCCGACCTGTCCGACCTCACGCGCGAGCAACGCCTCGAAGTCGAACGCCGCTACAACAGCGTGTTCGTGGACTGA
- a CDS encoding heavy-metal-associated domain-containing protein, which yields MSQTFTVEGMSCGHCEQTVEEALSGVAGVESATADHESSSVTVEGDADASELVAAVEDAGYDASA from the coding sequence ATGAGTCAGACGTTCACCGTCGAAGGCATGAGTTGCGGCCACTGCGAACAGACCGTCGAAGAGGCGCTCTCGGGCGTCGCAGGCGTCGAATCCGCCACCGCCGACCACGAGTCGTCGTCCGTGACGGTGGAGGGCGACGCGGACGCGTCCGAACTCGTCGCCGCCGTCGAGGACGCGGGCTACGACGCCTCGGCGTAG
- a CDS encoding archaellin/type IV pilin N-terminal domain-containing protein: protein MHLLCREESAGGSGRRGQVGIGTLVVFIAMVLVAAVAAGVLINTAAFLQATAEDAGKESVDRVVDGVEVVTAAGHVTPDANDNVENGTVETVRLWIRPRPAAGDIDVSELSVKWVGEHQAKSLSFSGSDPTAPSTAADAHRSFNASVGIGDSDAILETGEEFVLYLNASQIESADADPTNRRPLRPDDRITVEITVAGGSTSTVYLSVPDYTDDTSYVRL, encoded by the coding sequence ATGCACCTGCTCTGTCGCGAGGAGTCGGCCGGGGGGTCGGGGCGGCGCGGTCAGGTCGGCATCGGTACCCTCGTCGTCTTCATCGCCATGGTCCTCGTCGCCGCCGTCGCCGCGGGCGTCCTGATAAACACGGCCGCGTTCCTCCAGGCGACCGCAGAGGACGCCGGCAAGGAGAGCGTCGACCGGGTCGTCGACGGCGTCGAAGTCGTCACCGCCGCCGGCCACGTCACGCCGGACGCGAACGACAACGTCGAGAACGGCACCGTCGAGACGGTCCGACTCTGGATTCGGCCGCGCCCGGCGGCCGGCGACATCGACGTCTCCGAACTCTCCGTGAAGTGGGTCGGCGAACATCAGGCCAAGAGCCTCTCGTTCTCGGGGTCGGACCCGACGGCGCCCTCCACGGCGGCCGACGCCCACCGGTCGTTCAACGCGTCGGTCGGTATCGGCGACAGCGACGCGATTCTGGAGACCGGCGAGGAGTTCGTCCTCTACCTCAACGCCTCGCAGATAGAGAGCGCCGACGCCGACCCGACGAACCGTCGCCCCCTGCGACCCGACGACCGCATCACCGTCGAGATAACCGTCGCGGGGGGGAGTACGTCCACCGTCTACCTCTCGGTGCCCGACTACACGGACGACACGTCGTACGTCAGGCTCTGA